In Bactrocera oleae isolate idBacOlea1 chromosome 5, idBacOlea1, whole genome shotgun sequence, a genomic segment contains:
- the Panx gene encoding uncharacterized protein Panx isoform X1: MENGRKEDKICFDQIEKIMQDLDATNTESNSSTPHGLDVPHRPIILPPEIKEEPKDKDTEISPQNDVCSNNEIVAVPTQISDSDPKYLSNIQGQHTHHEVQIKKERVDGCVEVPVEPPETVEDINDSETQNAIQKPVEVPAIRIKPEPVDASSLATEKISLQNTATTDASSENATKNKGEEAPTETNMDDSTAPNSPIGMPEVDGALPHNFFDDLIKDADNITAAALESSAPNAFIHETEPTEMLVNVKKEPVDTTTNLEETATAALQSTEAVQQQPQDSTEQNITTPEHLNVKHEPVDTADVLEATTSAPIPENFFDDLLVDHVAERIDDVVNHDLEIKYSERLKELEQLKAKEQGSHKAHKKHKKKKKKSHKRTHSEVNEDEEALNANHKRSKHASRSHSKSPQSMPHDTCIRFKSEFSTSEKSRLPGGTLSSNHQRPDTFNLDSVEPETSAAAARRMIRVKSEFGTNQPVAEESDVCLPVKEIELFQGRSNINRNGLIVDMTAPLGFKRIKMESDEEKLEAAEFILPKDKMEYSKQRAILAIEEFNKANKKPKNTAFIYTSTVRKLPNSDSYIRQQIYDNRSPLHNVNNVSYKFNSYANHFNLHDWGIEAIPPKASEVAKILGFDIHALAKKKETFILPPEIQKITREQVEQTENQLTDTQTSFLRSSSTQTDEVTVLNASAKHRKNGHDIAVQTIPRGNNIGTQTTAISAPGSNNYDDLPLMREISTLNENQLMALSDFADLIRETSLAADASAIDLYRLRQRMMDIYKCSQLPSELGLNTQQSSKYSMHDPHQKRMNSVEESPPPPPPRFLPQYAQPSIRAIISQNMRDPRQERRLAMQETQPQPWPHAVVRPPYHRPLAPMRQQTTLPKRQRLEPAADMSYKIPVIENVASLRHNGLPPTDPRQHTFDGGAMRR; encoded by the exons ATGGAAAATGGTAGGAAAGAAGACAAAATTTGCTTTgatcaaattgaaaaaataatgcaagATTTAGATGCCACCAACACAGAATCCAATTCATCAACTCCACATGGCTTGGATGTGCCACACAGACCCATAATTCTGCCACCTGAAATCAAAGAGGAACCCAAAGACAAGGACACGGAAATAAGCCCACAAAATGATGTTTGTAGCAATAATGAAATAGTTGCAGTTCCAACGCAAATTTCTGACAGTGACCCgaaatatttatcaaatatacAAGGACAACACACGCATCATGAAGTTCAAATTAAGAAAGAGAGGGTTGATGGCTGTGTTGAAGTGCCAGTTGAGCCACCTGAAACAGTTGAAGACATAAATGACAGTGAAACACAAAACGCAATTCAAAAACCTGTAGAAGTACCAGCAATACGAATCAAACCTGAACCCGTAGATGCATCTTCACTGGCGACGGAAAAAATTTCACTGCAAAACACAGCCACAACAGATGCATCGTCAGAAAATGCCACTAAAAACAAAGGAGAAGAAGCACCAACCGAAACAAATATGGATGATTCAACTGCACCTAACAGCCCAATTGGTATGCCTGAAGTAGATGGAGCATTGCCCCATAATTTCTTTGATGACCTTATCAAAGATGCTGATAATATCACAGCAGCGGCTTTAGAGTCCAGCGCACCAAATGCTTTTATACATGAAACAGAACCCACAGAAATGTTAGTTAATGTAAAAAAAGAACCTGTGGATACTACAACTAATTTAGAAGAAACAGCAACTGCGGCTTTACAGTCCACCGAAGcggtacaacaacaaccacaagatTCCACCGAACAAAATATTACTACACCAGAACATCTTAATGTAAAACATGAACCAGTTGATACAGCAGATGTTCTAGAAGCCACAACATCCGCACCGATACCAGAAAACTTTTTTGACGATTTATTAGTTGACCATGTCGCCGAACGCATAGACGACGTAGTCAATCATGATCTCGAAATAAAATACTCCGAACGTCTTAAGGAGCTGGAACAATTGAAAGCCAAAGAGCAGGGCTCGCATAAAGcacataaaaaacataaaaagaagaaaaagaaatcaCATAAACGTACGCACAGTGAAGTTAATGAAGACGAAGAGGCGCTTAATGCAAATCACAAGCGTAGCAAGCACGCATCGCGTAGTCACAGCAAAAGCCCACAAAGCATGCCACATGATACGTGTATACGCTTTAAAAGCGAATTCTCTACTAGTGAAAAAAGTCGGCTTCCCGGTGGTACACTTTCCTCTAACCATCAAAGACCTGACACATTCAATTTAGATTCCGTTGAACCAGAAACTAGTGCGGCAGCCGCTAGACGTATGATACGCGTTAAATCCGAATTTGGCACAAACCAACCTGTTGCGGAAGAATCAGATGTCTGCTTACCAGTAAAAGAGATTGAGCTTTTTCAAGGGCGTAGTAACATCAATAGAAACGGTCTGATTGTGGACATGACGGCACCGTTGGGTTTCAAGCGCATTAAAA tggaAAGTGATGAAGAAAAATTAGAAGCAGCAGAGTTTATTTTACCAAAAGATAAAATGGAATATT CAAAACAACGAGCAATATTAGCTATCGAGGAGTTTAACAAGGCTAACAAAAAACCTAAAAACACGGCTTTTATATATACGAGCACTGTGCGCAAACTACCTAATAGTGATTCCTATATCAGGCAGCAAATATACGATAACCGTTCACCACTACACAACGTTAACAATGTTTCCTATAAGTTCAACTCCTACGCTAATCACTTTAACCTACACGATTGGGGTATAGAAGCAATTCCACCAAAAGCAAGTGAAGTAGCAAAAATTTTAGGTTTTGATATACATGCGTTGGCCAAAAAAAAAGAGACATTTATATTACCGCCAGagatacaaaaaattacaaggGAACAAGTAGAACAGACCGAAAATCAATTGACTGACACCCAAACGTCATTTCTTCGCTCTTCGTCCACGCAAACCGACGAAGTCACCGTGTTGAATGCATCAGCGAAACATCGTAAAAATGGGCATGATATAGCCGTACAAACTATACCTCGAGGCAATAATATCGGTACACAAACAACAGCTATATCGGCCCCGGGTAGCAACAACTACGATGATCTACCGCTAATGCGGGAAATAAGCACGTTGAATGAAAATCAACTAATGGCTTTAAGtgattttgctgatttgatACGCGAAACGTCGCTAGCAGCTGACGCAAGTGCCATAGACTTATATCGTCTGCGTCAACGTATGATGGATATCTATAAATGCTCACAACTACCATCTGAACTCGGACTAAATACTCAGCAATCAAGCAAATATAGTATGCACGATCCACATCAAAAAAGAATGAACTCGGTAGAGGAGTCGCCACCTCCGCCGCCACCAAGGTTCCTGCCACAGTATGCGCAACCGTCCATTCGAGCAATAATTAGTCAAAATATGCGAGACCCGCGGCAAGAAAGAAGGTTGGCAATGCAGGAAACGCAACCGCAACCATGGCCACACGCAGTTGTTCGGCCACCCTATCATCGTCCACTAGCACCGATGAGACAGCAGACTACGCTGCCGAAACGTCAACGACTAGAACCTGCAGCAGATATGTCATATAAAATTCCAGTTATCGAAAATGTGGCGTCACTACGTCATAATGGCCTACCACCAACGGATCCACGACAGCATACTTTTGACGGTGGTGCAATGCGACGGTAA
- the Panx gene encoding uncharacterized protein Panx isoform X2, giving the protein MENDATNTESNSSTPHGLDVPHRPIILPPEIKEEPKDKDTEISPQNDVCSNNEIVAVPTQISDSDPKYLSNIQGQHTHHEVQIKKERVDGCVEVPVEPPETVEDINDSETQNAIQKPVEVPAIRIKPEPVDASSLATEKISLQNTATTDASSENATKNKGEEAPTETNMDDSTAPNSPIGMPEVDGALPHNFFDDLIKDADNITAAALESSAPNAFIHETEPTEMLVNVKKEPVDTTTNLEETATAALQSTEAVQQQPQDSTEQNITTPEHLNVKHEPVDTADVLEATTSAPIPENFFDDLLVDHVAERIDDVVNHDLEIKYSERLKELEQLKAKEQGSHKAHKKHKKKKKKSHKRTHSEVNEDEEALNANHKRSKHASRSHSKSPQSMPHDTCIRFKSEFSTSEKSRLPGGTLSSNHQRPDTFNLDSVEPETSAAAARRMIRVKSEFGTNQPVAEESDVCLPVKEIELFQGRSNINRNGLIVDMTAPLGFKRIKMESDEEKLEAAEFILPKDKMEYSKQRAILAIEEFNKANKKPKNTAFIYTSTVRKLPNSDSYIRQQIYDNRSPLHNVNNVSYKFNSYANHFNLHDWGIEAIPPKASEVAKILGFDIHALAKKKETFILPPEIQKITREQVEQTENQLTDTQTSFLRSSSTQTDEVTVLNASAKHRKNGHDIAVQTIPRGNNIGTQTTAISAPGSNNYDDLPLMREISTLNENQLMALSDFADLIRETSLAADASAIDLYRLRQRMMDIYKCSQLPSELGLNTQQSSKYSMHDPHQKRMNSVEESPPPPPPRFLPQYAQPSIRAIISQNMRDPRQERRLAMQETQPQPWPHAVVRPPYHRPLAPMRQQTTLPKRQRLEPAADMSYKIPVIENVASLRHNGLPPTDPRQHTFDGGAMRR; this is encoded by the exons ATGGAAAATG ATGCCACCAACACAGAATCCAATTCATCAACTCCACATGGCTTGGATGTGCCACACAGACCCATAATTCTGCCACCTGAAATCAAAGAGGAACCCAAAGACAAGGACACGGAAATAAGCCCACAAAATGATGTTTGTAGCAATAATGAAATAGTTGCAGTTCCAACGCAAATTTCTGACAGTGACCCgaaatatttatcaaatatacAAGGACAACACACGCATCATGAAGTTCAAATTAAGAAAGAGAGGGTTGATGGCTGTGTTGAAGTGCCAGTTGAGCCACCTGAAACAGTTGAAGACATAAATGACAGTGAAACACAAAACGCAATTCAAAAACCTGTAGAAGTACCAGCAATACGAATCAAACCTGAACCCGTAGATGCATCTTCACTGGCGACGGAAAAAATTTCACTGCAAAACACAGCCACAACAGATGCATCGTCAGAAAATGCCACTAAAAACAAAGGAGAAGAAGCACCAACCGAAACAAATATGGATGATTCAACTGCACCTAACAGCCCAATTGGTATGCCTGAAGTAGATGGAGCATTGCCCCATAATTTCTTTGATGACCTTATCAAAGATGCTGATAATATCACAGCAGCGGCTTTAGAGTCCAGCGCACCAAATGCTTTTATACATGAAACAGAACCCACAGAAATGTTAGTTAATGTAAAAAAAGAACCTGTGGATACTACAACTAATTTAGAAGAAACAGCAACTGCGGCTTTACAGTCCACCGAAGcggtacaacaacaaccacaagatTCCACCGAACAAAATATTACTACACCAGAACATCTTAATGTAAAACATGAACCAGTTGATACAGCAGATGTTCTAGAAGCCACAACATCCGCACCGATACCAGAAAACTTTTTTGACGATTTATTAGTTGACCATGTCGCCGAACGCATAGACGACGTAGTCAATCATGATCTCGAAATAAAATACTCCGAACGTCTTAAGGAGCTGGAACAATTGAAAGCCAAAGAGCAGGGCTCGCATAAAGcacataaaaaacataaaaagaagaaaaagaaatcaCATAAACGTACGCACAGTGAAGTTAATGAAGACGAAGAGGCGCTTAATGCAAATCACAAGCGTAGCAAGCACGCATCGCGTAGTCACAGCAAAAGCCCACAAAGCATGCCACATGATACGTGTATACGCTTTAAAAGCGAATTCTCTACTAGTGAAAAAAGTCGGCTTCCCGGTGGTACACTTTCCTCTAACCATCAAAGACCTGACACATTCAATTTAGATTCCGTTGAACCAGAAACTAGTGCGGCAGCCGCTAGACGTATGATACGCGTTAAATCCGAATTTGGCACAAACCAACCTGTTGCGGAAGAATCAGATGTCTGCTTACCAGTAAAAGAGATTGAGCTTTTTCAAGGGCGTAGTAACATCAATAGAAACGGTCTGATTGTGGACATGACGGCACCGTTGGGTTTCAAGCGCATTAAAA tggaAAGTGATGAAGAAAAATTAGAAGCAGCAGAGTTTATTTTACCAAAAGATAAAATGGAATATT CAAAACAACGAGCAATATTAGCTATCGAGGAGTTTAACAAGGCTAACAAAAAACCTAAAAACACGGCTTTTATATATACGAGCACTGTGCGCAAACTACCTAATAGTGATTCCTATATCAGGCAGCAAATATACGATAACCGTTCACCACTACACAACGTTAACAATGTTTCCTATAAGTTCAACTCCTACGCTAATCACTTTAACCTACACGATTGGGGTATAGAAGCAATTCCACCAAAAGCAAGTGAAGTAGCAAAAATTTTAGGTTTTGATATACATGCGTTGGCCAAAAAAAAAGAGACATTTATATTACCGCCAGagatacaaaaaattacaaggGAACAAGTAGAACAGACCGAAAATCAATTGACTGACACCCAAACGTCATTTCTTCGCTCTTCGTCCACGCAAACCGACGAAGTCACCGTGTTGAATGCATCAGCGAAACATCGTAAAAATGGGCATGATATAGCCGTACAAACTATACCTCGAGGCAATAATATCGGTACACAAACAACAGCTATATCGGCCCCGGGTAGCAACAACTACGATGATCTACCGCTAATGCGGGAAATAAGCACGTTGAATGAAAATCAACTAATGGCTTTAAGtgattttgctgatttgatACGCGAAACGTCGCTAGCAGCTGACGCAAGTGCCATAGACTTATATCGTCTGCGTCAACGTATGATGGATATCTATAAATGCTCACAACTACCATCTGAACTCGGACTAAATACTCAGCAATCAAGCAAATATAGTATGCACGATCCACATCAAAAAAGAATGAACTCGGTAGAGGAGTCGCCACCTCCGCCGCCACCAAGGTTCCTGCCACAGTATGCGCAACCGTCCATTCGAGCAATAATTAGTCAAAATATGCGAGACCCGCGGCAAGAAAGAAGGTTGGCAATGCAGGAAACGCAACCGCAACCATGGCCACACGCAGTTGTTCGGCCACCCTATCATCGTCCACTAGCACCGATGAGACAGCAGACTACGCTGCCGAAACGTCAACGACTAGAACCTGCAGCAGATATGTCATATAAAATTCCAGTTATCGAAAATGTGGCGTCACTACGTCATAATGGCCTACCACCAACGGATCCACGACAGCATACTTTTGACGGTGGTGCAATGCGACGGTAA
- the mei-9 gene encoding DNA repair endonuclease XPF: MESDEDNQPSTSKASIKKKRYSEEESTEEALPTEAEASSNVEESGFQNDDETLANVMTAEEYLQRKDVIMLEYEKQMFLDIVGSDGLTVCAKGLNYVRVVTNILKVYSDPGNLVIVINFSDWEEKYYKAKLEYKYVHEVATTATERERVYLEGGIQFISTRILVVDILKNRIPIELITGIVVLRAHTIVESCQEAFALRLFRMRNKTGFIKAFSSSAEAFTIGYGHIERTMRNLFVKQLYIWPRFHAVVQQSLKPYEAQTIELHVPMTQKMTQIQTHLLDIMNYLVREIKRINRLVDLEEITVENCVTKKFHKILQAQLDCIWHQLNSQTKLIVADLKILRNLMISTMYHDAVAAYALTKRYRTTEYALNNSGWTLLDSAEQIFNLSKERVYNAQGEFEPEPCPKWQHLAEILKVEIPADMKRSHPDCLEPPKVLILCQDTRTCFQLRQFLTQGGERFLLYAAMQHEIPIGKLAESYDKVKNVKEIEKALTQLQQSAANARVTQKLSGTLKKAQVDRNESDVMDEDASAPMDELTQLLTSTDGDEPFSTTLFQESYLLTMTQLSDIDDTSSTYAEFEDAAHASGAAAINMNASIFEAFPELADLDITAAVAARNQPFICIQTFKTDHEGPMALDRILEEIQPQYVIMYHCNVAAIRQLEIHEARQRRAVNERMRVFFLIHARTVEEQSYLTSLRREKQAFELIIETKRVMVIPEYQDGKTDEAFILYKTYAEDGGGEAGNAVTRNAGGQAGLVPFAAPQIIVDMREFRSDLPCLIHRRGMEVLPVTITIGDYILTPDICVERKSISDLIGSLNSGRLYNQCIQMQRYYAKPILLIEFDQNKPFHLQGKYMLSQNTTSTHSDIVQKLQLLTIHFPKLRLIWSPSPYATAQLFEELKLGKPQPDPKQAAAVGCDESGTSGEELKYNPNIYDFLLRLPGVNTRNVHKLMRQGGSLKALLKRTQAEIGEMLDSQENGRTLWEALHVAHLPEKDEVSGAAALVAGKSVGTHSRFRRGAAAAVAARGMQRRFKN, from the exons ATGGAAAGTGATGAGGACAATCAGCCATCAACATCGAAAGCAAGCATAAAGAAAAAACGATATTCAGAGGAGGAATCCACAGAGGAGGCTTTACCAACTGAGGCTGAAGCTTCCTCAAATGTTGAGGAGTCTGGATTTCAAAATGACGATGAAACCTTGGCAAATGTTATGACCGCTGAGGAATATTTACAGCGTAAAGATGTAATTATGCTGGAATATGAGAAACAAATGTTTCTTGATATAGTTGGTTCGGATGGGCTTACTGTATGCGCAAA AGGTTTGAACTACGTGCGCGTTGTTACAAATATACTGAAGGTTTACAGTGATCCAGGCAACCTTGTGATTGTAATCAACTTTTCTGATTGGGAGGAGAAATATTATAAAGCTAAATTGGagtacaaatatgtacatgaGGTAGCAACGACTGCAACTGAGCG AGAACGTGTTTATTTGGAAGGTGGAATACAATTCATAAGCACACGCATTTTAGTTGTGGACATATTAAAAAATCGTATACCTATCGAATTGATCACTGGCATTGTAGTGTTGCGCGCACATACGATTGTCGAATCGTGTCAGGAGGCATTTGCCTTGCGTCTCTTTCGTATGCGTAACAAAACTGGTTTCATTAAAGCATTTTCTAGTAGCGCTGAGGCATTCACTATCGGTTACGGCCACATAGAGCGCACTATGCGCAATCTCTTCGTTAAACAGCTCTACATTTGGCCACGTTTCCATGCAGTCGTGCAGCAATCGTTGAAACCATACGAGGCGCAAACGATTGAGCTGCACGTGCCAATGACGCAGAAGATGACACAGATACAAACGCATTTGCTGGATATAATGAATTATTTGGTGCGTGAAATAAAGCGTATTAATCGCCTAGTCGATTTGGAAGAAATTACTGTGGAGAATTGCGTAACAaagaaatttcacaaaatactGCAAGCGCAGCTGGACTGCATTTGGCATCAACTGAATTCCCAGACGAAACTAATAGTGGCTGATTTGAAGATTTTACGCAATTTAATGAT TTCAACAATGTACCATGATGCAGTTGCGGCTTATGCGCTCACTAAACGCTATCGCACGACAGAGTACGCGCTAAACAACTCGGGTTGGACATTGCTGGACTCAGCCGAGCAGATATTCAACTTGTCCAAAGAGCGTGTTTACAACGCGCAGGGCG AATTTGAGCCCGAACCTTGTCCGAAATGGCAACATTTAGCCGAAATACTCAAAGTCGAAATACCTGCAGACATGAAACGCTCACACCCGGACTGTTTGGAGCCGCCAAAAGTGCTTATACTTTGCCAAGACACACGCACTTGCTTCCAGTTGCGCCAGTTTCTTACACAAGGCGGTGAACGTTTTCTATTATATGCCGCTATGCAGCACGAGATACCAATTGGTAAATTGGCGGAAAGCTATGACAAAGTTAAGAAtgtaaaagaaattgaaaaagcgTTAACACAACTACAACAGTCTGCAGCGAATGCACGTGTCACGCAAAAACTCAGTGGCACGCTGAAAAAAGCGCAAGTTGACCGCAATGAAAGTGATGTTATGGATGAGGATGCAAGCGCACCCATGGATGAGCTAACACAATTGCTGACTAGCACGGATGGCGATGAGCCGTTTTCAACCACGTTATTTCAGGAGAGTTACCTATTGACCATGACGCAATTGAGCGATATCGATGATACATCATCAACATACGCCGAATTTGAGGATGCCGCTCATGCTAGTGGCGCTGCGGCAATCAATATGAATGCTTCCATATTTGAGGCTTTCCCAGAG tTAGCAGATTTGGACATTACTGCAGCTGTAGCGGCACGCAATCAACCTTTCATTTGCATACAGACTTTTAAAACGGATCATGAAGGTCCAATGGCGCTCGATCGCATACTCGAGGAGATACAGCCGCAGTATGTGATCATGTATCATTGCAATGTGGCTGCCATAAGGCAATTGGAGATACATGAGGCACGTCAACGGCGCGCTGTCAATGAACGCATGCGCGTATTTTTTCTCATACATGCGCGTACCGTGGAAGAGCAGTCATATTTGACGAGTTTGCGTCGTGAGAAGCAGGCCTTCGAATTAATTATTGAAACGAAGCGC gtTATGGTCATACCTGAGTATCAGGATGGCAAAACAGACGAAGCTTTTATACTCTATAAAACATATGCCGAAGACGGTGGCGGCGAAGCAGGGAATGCCGTTACCCGCAATGCTGGCGGTCAAGCGGGTCTTGTTCCTTTTGCTGCGCCCCAAATCATCGTGGATATGCGTGAGTTTCGCTCCGATCTGCCATGTCTAATACACCGGCGTGGCATGGAAGTGTTGCCAGTCACTATAACG ATTGGCGACTACATATTGACACCCGATATCTGCGTCGAGCGTAAGTCGATTTCTGATCTTATAGGCTCGCTGAATTCCGGCCGCTTGTACAATCAGTGCATACAAATGCAGCGTTACTACGCCAAACCGATATTGCTTATCGAATTCGATCAGAATAAACCCTTCCACTTGCAGGGTAAATATATGCTCTCACAGAATACCACGTCCACACATTCTGATATTGTGCAGAAGCTGCAATTGCTTACCATACATTTTCCGAAACTGCGTCTCATTTGGTCACCCAGTCCGTATGCGACGGCGCAACTCTTTGAAGAGCTGAAGCTGGGCAAACCACAACCGGATCCGAAGCAAGCCGCCGCTGTGGGCTGCGATGAGTCCGGCACCAGCGGTGAGGAGCTGAAATACAAtccaaatatttatgattttctgcTGCGTTTGCCCGGCGTCAACACGCGCAACGTGCACAAACTCATGCGTCAAGGTGGCTCGCTGAAGGCGCTGCTCAAGCGTACGCAG gCAGAAATCGGCGAAATGCTCGACTCGCAGGAGAATGGCCGCACGCTGTGGGAAGCGTTGCATGTAGCTCACTTACCCGAGAAGGATGAAGTCTCGGGGGCGGCGGCTCTGGTCGCAGGCAAATCCGTTGGCACCCATTCGCGTTTTCGGCGCGGCGCCGCAGCAGCAGTGGCAGCACGTGGTATGCAACGGCGTTTCAAGAATTAA